In the genome of Nonomuraea sp. NBC_00507, the window CGCATCCGTACGGTCCGGGTCAGGGACGGATGCGCCAGCCCTTCCGTGGAGACGAACTCGCCCGACTCGGTGAGCTCTTTGCCGAGGTTCTCGTAGAACGCGCACATGGCCTGGAACTCCGGGCTGTTCACGTCGACCGAGTCCCAGTCCGCCTTTTTCGTGTACGCCAGCAGCAGGTACTTCAAGCGTGCCTCCTGGTCACCTGTCGGTCCGGGTTCCGATGGTGTCATAGCCGCCACCGGGCCAGACCCACGATGCGGTGAACGAGTCGCCGTCCTCACCGACGGTGGTCCGGCAGTACGCAGGGGAGCCCTTCTCGCCGCCCCAGATGGTGAGACTGCCGTCGTCGTGCGGCTCGTACACGTAGTCCAGGGTGTTGCCGGTGGAATCGTAGAAGCGGGACTTGATCTCCTCGCTGGGCTCGGCGCCGAAGAGCCGCTCGTGGCCGATCACCTCCAGGCCCTTGATCTGGCGGCCCTCGTGGACCAGGTCGACGTGCTGGAGGAGGAAGAAACCACCTTCCATCCACTCGAACCGCACCGTCCCCTTGGCGCCGCCCGACAACTGCCAGGTGCCGACCATCCCGGCCAGCTTGCGCATCTGCTCGCTCATCGCCGTCTCCTCGTTCTGGCTTCACTCGCCCCTCTGGGCGGGTTCTGCTGATACCTCGGAGCCGGCACACCGGTTTTCGACATCCTCCCCGCTGTTTCTCCAAGATTTTTTCGGGAGCGCTATTCCTGCGGGCCGCGCGGCCGCGCGGCCTGGTCGGCGAATGTGCGGTGCCTGCCCCTCGCCGGCGGAGATCATGAGAACACTGAGGCTCAGGGAGAGACGCGGTCGAGCCAGTGGAGGATGCCCGCGACGTTCGACGGGGCGCCACTCAGCAGCTCGAACTGCTCCGCCGTCGGGTCATCCGACTTCAGTGCGGTATAGCGCTGCTTCGTCCGGTCCCTGACCATGGCGACGGCGTGGTCCAGATCCATGCCCTCGGAATGGGCCTGCCGAGTGAGGTCGACCCAGACGCGAAGCTCTTCGGCGGAGCGTTCGAGCGTCTCCTGGACCGCCTCTACCGGGCCGTAATGGCTGAACAGCAGCCGTTGCGGGCCGAGCGCCCCGAACAGCGCGATCGAGTCCAGTGCTGTCTGCAGGTCGAAGTCCGGTGGGGGCGTGGCCGGACGCAGGTCGCCCGTCTGGGGGAGGTAGACGCCGGCCGCGTCGCCGACGTACAGGTCGCCCGTGGCGGAGTCGACGAGGCCCACGTGGTGCTTCGCGTGGCCGGGGGAGTAGTGGCTGTTCAGCGTGCGTCCGTTGCCCAGATCGATGGCGCCGGTGTCGCCCAGGGCGACGATGCGCTCGGCCTCGGTGGGTGACAGTTCGCCGAAGAGGGTGTCGAGCCGGTCACCCCACACCATGCGGGCGCTCGCCATCAACCGTGACGGTTCGGCCAGGTGGCGGGCGCCCTTCTCGTGGACCACGACCTGCGCCGACGGGAAGAATCCGGCGATGTCGCCCACCCCGCCGGCATGATCCAGATGAATGTGGGTCACGACGACGGTGGCCAGATCCTCCGGGCCGACGCCCAGCGAGGCGAGCGCGTCGCGCACCACGGGAGCGGAGGTCGAAGTGCCGGTCTCCACCAGGCATGGGCGGTCGCTCAGGATCAGATAGCCGGCCGTGATGCCGGAGTAGCCGGCCATCCTGGTGTCGATCTCATAGACGTCGCCGCCTAGAGCGGTGATGTTGTCCACAGGCACTCCCGAGCGCGCAACCATTGTCCCCAGAACGGCGTTCGAGCCGATCCGGCCTCCCCTTCATCGTAAAGAGTGATCTCCACCAGAGCATCGACAGGAGGATGGCAGTGGACCGAAACGAGGTCGTGCTGATGGGGAGGCTCTCGGCGGCCGTCGAAGAGTTTTCGTTGCCGAGCGGCGACACCGCGACGAAGTGGCGCATCATCGTGCGGCGCCGGCGGCGGGACAGGCGAGGGGGCATCGTGACGGACAGCATCCCGTGCGTCACCTACAACGGCGAAGCGGCCGCCGTGGTCCGTGGTCTCAAGCCTCGCGACTACATCGAAGTGACGGGCGCGTTCCGCTGCCGCGTCTTCGGCCCTGCGGCGGCCAAGATCTGGAAGTACGAGGTGGAGGTGAGCACCGCCAAAGCGGTCACCGCGGCCGCGCCTCTTCCCGCGCCGGAAGACGACCGCCCTGCGGAGGTGCCTGCCGCCCTGGTGCCCAGACAGGTGTCCCGCTTGGCCCAGGCAAGCTGACCCGCCCCCTCCCGACCGGTTCGGGCCGACTCCCGACCGGTCGGGGCTGGGGGGCGGGGCCGGTCCTCTGCGCGAAGCGAGGATTTGGGCGCCGCTGCGGGACGGGGCGGCGCTCGCGGCATCCCTTTGTGCGCGGAGCGAGGCTGGAGGCAGCTGTTGCGTTGGTCGGACGGCGTGGGGGTGAGGGGATGGGTTCCGCTCTGGCGGAGGACCGCGGGGTTGCGCTGCTCAGTCGATCGCGAACGTGCGGAGGACCAGGCCTGTTCTGGGTTTGGGGCCGAAGGAGGTGGACTTGCGGGGGACGCGTTCACCGCCCGCGGCGACGGCCAGCACGTCGTCGATCGCCAGTGGCTTGAGGATCACGGCGGTGCCCCCGGTTCGGGCGGCCAGCCGTACTGCGGCCTCCGCGTCGTGGTGGACGATCCGTACGGTCTCCTCGTCGTCACGCATGCCCCAGACCTTGGGCAGGATGAACTCGGTGAGGATGGAGGTGTTGAGGGCGTTCCAGCGGTCGGAGTGGTCGGGCGGCATGGCATGGGCGAGCTGGACAGGATCGGGATCCGTGAGGAGGTGCACGCCGTTCCCGCCGGCGAGCAGGAACGCCGGTTCCTGGGCGTTCTCGAGCTCGGCCAGGCCCTCGGCCAGGTCGTCATAGTCGCGGACCCGCCACGAGCCCCTGGCCTTGGCGGTCGCCTCGGCCGGCGGGAGGCCGGGGATCACGCGATGGATGGCCTTGAGGTCGGGCGGATAGGCGGTGGAATCGACGAGCAAGGCGAGGCCGTAGTCCCACGGGGCGAGCAGGCCTCCCACGGGGGATGGCCGGCCCTCCTCGGCGTGCTCGGCGGCTCGGTTGTCGCGTTTCGGGTGGTCGGGGCGCGGAGGTTGGCGGGTGGCTCGTTCTTGGCGTTGGAGTACGCGGTACGTCGCGTACCTGTGATGGCCGTCGGCGATCAACGCCTGCCGATCACGGAGGTCGGCGTTGATCGCGGCGATCTCTGTCTCGTCCGTGATCGCCCATAGGCGGTGCGTGAGGCCGTCCTCCGTGTGGGCGGTCACGAGGGGGTGGCGCTTCGTGGCCACCTCGTCCACCAGGCGGGAGGCGGCGCGGTCAGCGCCCTCGTAGAGGAGGAAGATCGGTTCGAGGTTGGCCTTGGTGGTGCTCATGAGCGCGAGCCGGTCGGCGACCGGGCCCGGCATCACGTCCTCGTGGGGCAGGATGATGTGCTGGCCGGGGTCGGCCAGGCCCACGTCGCCGATCAGGCCGCGCTGGACGACGTCCGGTCCGCTCTGCTCGTACACGTAGAGCGCCGGAGCCTCGTCCGGGACCAGGATGCCCGCCTCCAGCCAGGCGCGCAGCGTATCCCGGGCGTCGGCGTACCGTGCTTCGAGCGGGACCGCGGCGGGTGGGGCGCCCGTAGCGCCGGAGTCGGTCGTTGTGGCTGTGGGGGAGGAGTTGCCCGGATCGGGGCAGGGGAGGATGAGGCGGACGACGTTGTTCGGGTGAAGCTTCAGGAGGGCGTCCACGTCCGCGTCAGAGATCAGGTCGTAGGGTGGGGAGGTCACCTTGGCGGGATCTTCGACGGCGAAACGCACCCCTCGGAAGGGCCGCAGCACGAGTCCGTTCGGCACCGGCAGTTCAGGAATCCCCATACCGGGCATGCTCCCATAAATGCTTGCGCCTTCCGGGAGTCGCCCCTTGGTTGCAGCCGTGCCCGCTCCACAGCGGGGCAGAGCGGGTCTGTCGTCCAGCGGCCAACTGCACACCCACCTGGAAGGAGGGGGCTTGCTCTCAAGACTTCCGGTCGGCTCCCGGACGACCGTGGCGTCCGGGCGGTTGACAACGTCCAGGTGGCACGTTGTAACCATGGTATCACTCATCGTCACTTCAGGCTTACTCCGTCCTGAAGGCGGAGTCTCCGGCAAAGGATCAAGAAAGGGAGTCTTCACCCATGGCTCCAGATGGAAACCCCAATGATGAGAACTCGGGCACTCCCCGGGGCACTGTTTACGATTGGTACCAGCGCGGGGTCAAGCTGCTCCAAGAAGGCAGTCCCGCCGCCGCGGCCGCCCTGCTCGAGCGTGCCGCCGCGGCCGAGCCGGAATCGCGCAGCATTCTTGAGGCGCTGGCCCGGGCCCAGTTCAATTCCCGGCAGTACGCCGAGGCCGCGGCCAGTTTCCGGCAGATCGTGGACGCCAATCCGGCGGAGGATTACGCCTACTTCGGGCTGGGGTTGTCGTTGTGGCGGACCGGTGATGTGGAAGGGGCGCAGGAACCGCTGGCCATCGCGGTCGCCATGCGACCCGATGAGCGGCATTACGTGTCGGCGTTGAAGAGCGTCCGCGCAACCTTGCGCGCTCGCCGGGAAATGTAGGCTCATTGCGTTTCGTTGCCGGGCGCTTTCCCCGGGCGTTGTGGTGGCGGGGCATTGGCCGTCAGGGGCCCGGATGGCCCGGTGGTGGGTGACCAGGCCCGTCGGGGCTGGTGGCGCGTGAGGAGGCCGGATTGTTCGGCGCTAGAGTCTCACGCGGCCTGAGAGGCAAACGGGAAGAGGCGCTGTGCTGATCGACGGGTACGACACCCTGCTGCTCGACCTCGACGGCGTGGTCTACTTGGGCAGCCACGCGGTGCCCGGGGCGCCGCAGGCCCTGGAGGAAGCGCGCGGGCAGGGCGTGCGGCTGGCCTACGTCACGAACAACGCCTCCCGTACACCGGCCGCCATCGCCGCCCATCTGCGCGAGCTCGGCGCGCCTGCCACGGCCGAGGATGTGGTGACCTCGGCACAGGCCGCCGCGCGGCTCATCGCGGAAAGAGTGCCGCCCGGGTCGAACGTGCTCGTGGTCGGCGGCTCCGGGCTGCGGATGGCCGTACGGGATCGAGGGCTTCGACCGGTTTCGACGGCCAACGAGTCGCCTGTCGCCGTGGTGCAGGGGATCGCGCCGGGGCTGTCGTACGGACTGCTGTCCGAAGGCGCGCTGGCGGTGCGGCAGGGTGCGTGGTTCGTGGCGTCCAACCGCGACAGCACGATGCCCACCGGCCGGGGTGAGTTGCCGGGCAACGGGGCTATGGTGCGGGTCATCGCCGCGGCCACCGGGGTGGAGCCGGTGTACGCGGGCAAACCGGATCCGCCGCTGCACCGGGAGTCGATGATCCGTACGGGGGCTCGGCGGCCGCTGGTCGTGGGGGATCGGCTGGACACCGACATCGAGGGTGCGGCCAATGCCGGGGTGGACAGCTTGCTGGTGCTGACGGGAGTGGCCGCGGCCGTCGACGTGCTGACGGCGGAGCCGCGGCACCGGCCCACATACATCGCGGCGGATCTGCGAGCGCTGCGCCTGCCCTATCCCGAGGTGCGGCACGGGGCCTGCGGGGGCTGGCGGGCCCTGTGGAAGGACGGGGCGCTGCGGCTGGAAGGGGACGGGAGCAGGATGGACGGGCTGCGGGCGGCTTGCGATGCGGCTTGGGCGGCGGCTGGAGAGGGACGGGTCGAGGAGGACGCGGTCAAGCCTGTGCTGGACCGCATCGCCGGGTGAGCTGATGCGCGCGTCGGGGCTTGGCGCGTGGTAGGGCCGCCTGCACCACGTTGCTGGTCGCCCATCGCCAAATGATTAACGCTGTCAGTAAATAACGTGGGCGACAGGGGTGGTCGATCGGCTCGTCTAGATCAGCTTTCGTAGCCGCAACAGGTCTCCGAAGCTCGCGTCGATTTTCACCCGGCCGCCGAGCAGCGCACGCGCCAGGTCCAGCTCCCCGTCGACCAGCGCGATCAGGTCGTCGCTCGCGATCGTGATCTTCACGTTGGCGGGCTTGCCGTCCGCCGGCGGCTGCTCCGTGAACGGGTCGAGCCCCCCGTGATGCAGCCGGCCATAGAAGATCACGTCAAGGT includes:
- a CDS encoding MBL fold metallo-hydrolase encodes the protein MVARSGVPVDNITALGGDVYEIDTRMAGYSGITAGYLILSDRPCLVETGTSTSAPVVRDALASLGVGPEDLATVVVTHIHLDHAGGVGDIAGFFPSAQVVVHEKGARHLAEPSRLMASARMVWGDRLDTLFGELSPTEAERIVALGDTGAIDLGNGRTLNSHYSPGHAKHHVGLVDSATGDLYVGDAAGVYLPQTGDLRPATPPPDFDLQTALDSIALFGALGPQRLLFSHYGPVEAVQETLERSAEELRVWVDLTRQAHSEGMDLDHAVAMVRDRTKQRYTALKSDDPTAEQFELLSGAPSNVAGILHWLDRVSP
- a CDS encoding tetratricopeptide repeat protein, whose protein sequence is MAPDGNPNDENSGTPRGTVYDWYQRGVKLLQEGSPAAAAALLERAAAAEPESRSILEALARAQFNSRQYAEAAASFRQIVDANPAEDYAYFGLGLSLWRTGDVEGAQEPLAIAVAMRPDERHYVSALKSVRATLRARREM
- a CDS encoding DUF1015 domain-containing protein yields the protein MGIPELPVPNGLVLRPFRGVRFAVEDPAKVTSPPYDLISDADVDALLKLHPNNVVRLILPCPDPGNSSPTATTTDSGATGAPPAAVPLEARYADARDTLRAWLEAGILVPDEAPALYVYEQSGPDVVQRGLIGDVGLADPGQHIILPHEDVMPGPVADRLALMSTTKANLEPIFLLYEGADRAASRLVDEVATKRHPLVTAHTEDGLTHRLWAITDETEIAAINADLRDRQALIADGHHRYATYRVLQRQERATRQPPRPDHPKRDNRAAEHAEEGRPSPVGGLLAPWDYGLALLVDSTAYPPDLKAIHRVIPGLPPAEATAKARGSWRVRDYDDLAEGLAELENAQEPAFLLAGGNGVHLLTDPDPVQLAHAMPPDHSDRWNALNTSILTEFILPKVWGMRDDEETVRIVHHDAEAAVRLAARTGGTAVILKPLAIDDVLAVAAGGERVPRKSTSFGPKPRTGLVLRTFAID
- a CDS encoding single-stranded DNA-binding protein; its protein translation is MDRNEVVLMGRLSAAVEEFSLPSGDTATKWRIIVRRRRRDRRGGIVTDSIPCVTYNGEAAAVVRGLKPRDYIEVTGAFRCRVFGPAAAKIWKYEVEVSTAKAVTAAAPLPAPEDDRPAEVPAALVPRQVSRLAQAS
- a CDS encoding HAD-IIA family hydrolase, whose product is MLIDGYDTLLLDLDGVVYLGSHAVPGAPQALEEARGQGVRLAYVTNNASRTPAAIAAHLRELGAPATAEDVVTSAQAAARLIAERVPPGSNVLVVGGSGLRMAVRDRGLRPVSTANESPVAVVQGIAPGLSYGLLSEGALAVRQGAWFVASNRDSTMPTGRGELPGNGAMVRVIAAATGVEPVYAGKPDPPLHRESMIRTGARRPLVVGDRLDTDIEGAANAGVDSLLVLTGVAAAVDVLTAEPRHRPTYIAADLRALRLPYPEVRHGACGGWRALWKDGALRLEGDGSRMDGLRAACDAAWAAAGEGRVEEDAVKPVLDRIAG
- a CDS encoding SCP2 sterol-binding domain-containing protein: MASVEECRAALVKLVAQFDEIDEEDRAKHVVERTVSCRVPDLDVIFYGRLHHGGLDPFTEQPPADGKPANVKITIASDDLIALVDGELDLARALLGGRVKIDASFGDLLRLRKLI